A genome region from Thermococcus onnurineus NA1 includes the following:
- a CDS encoding ABC transporter permease subunit, translating to MMGQKKKEIIKSFLLTLAAIFIMFIILFPVYYIFTVSIKPAATLATTKIELIPRNVTLDAYREVLFGFKGSKISKNFTGTIEGQAKIEDGKLYLTDGKITGAIKYGPFTGLKFEIPVSGIIFDVSTTENFQGTLKGEIEGLFVLTRMNDDGSIGFGIVREVELTSGDVNGVSVSGPMEKYVVIRNTGKAEFTAVGKFLNSVFFGYLKNSLLLATLTVLLSMIFVVPAAYAFSRMQFFSRDHILYFYLMFTQVAGGLGIAGLIALYGMIVKLGLYDKLPVLSFIYAAGSVPFNTWLLKGYIDSISPDFDEAALVDGASYLQIIRYVLLPMALPGIATVAIFAFIGGWTEFILASLLLTEKNQPLSVWIYLLMGGIGRGIDWSYFAAAALLFALPVFVMFMLAQNYIRSGLTVGGLKE from the coding sequence ATGATGGGCCAAAAGAAAAAGGAGATAATCAAGAGCTTCCTCCTCACCCTCGCGGCCATTTTCATAATGTTTATCATCCTCTTCCCAGTGTACTATATATTCACCGTGTCGATAAAACCAGCCGCAACGCTCGCAACAACAAAAATCGAGCTCATACCAAGGAACGTTACGCTCGATGCCTACAGGGAAGTGCTCTTTGGATTCAAAGGAAGCAAGATAAGCAAAAACTTCACTGGAACCATTGAAGGACAGGCCAAAATCGAGGACGGCAAGCTCTATCTCACTGATGGAAAGATAACAGGAGCCATCAAGTATGGACCGTTCACAGGACTGAAGTTTGAAATACCTGTCTCTGGCATCATCTTCGACGTTTCCACGACAGAGAACTTTCAGGGGACGCTCAAGGGAGAGATAGAGGGACTGTTTGTCCTCACCAGGATGAACGATGATGGCAGCATAGGATTCGGAATAGTCAGGGAGGTTGAGCTGACGAGTGGTGATGTCAACGGCGTTTCAGTTTCCGGCCCGATGGAGAAGTACGTCGTGATCAGAAACACAGGTAAGGCCGAGTTCACAGCGGTCGGAAAGTTCCTCAACTCGGTGTTCTTCGGCTACCTGAAGAACAGCCTCCTGCTGGCCACGCTAACAGTCCTCTTGTCAATGATCTTCGTCGTTCCAGCGGCCTACGCATTCTCAAGGATGCAGTTCTTCAGCAGAGATCACATTCTTTACTTCTACCTGATGTTCACGCAGGTTGCAGGGGGTCTTGGCATAGCCGGGTTGATAGCCCTCTATGGTATGATAGTCAAGCTCGGCCTATACGACAAGCTGCCGGTGCTGTCCTTCATCTATGCTGCCGGAAGCGTTCCCTTCAACACCTGGCTCCTCAAGGGATACATCGACTCCATAAGTCCCGACTTCGACGAGGCGGCACTGGTAGATGGTGCAAGCTACCTGCAGATTATAAGGTACGTCCTCCTGCCAATGGCCCTGCCAGGAATAGCCACGGTAGCCATATTCGCCTTCATCGGCGGCTGGACGGAGTTCATCCTCGCGAGCCTGCTACTGACGGAGAAAAACCAGCCACTCTCGGTGTGGATATACCTCCTCATGGGCGGTATCGGCAGGGGAATAGATTGGAGCTACTTCGCGGCAGCGGCGCTGCTCTTCGCGCTGCCAGTGTTCGTGATGTTCATGCTCGCTCAGAACTACATAAGGAGCGGTCTAACCGTTGGAGGTTTAAAGGAGTGA
- the trmBL1 gene encoding HTH-type sugar sensing transcriptional regulator TrmBL1, which yields MKEEEIIEKLQKLGLTKYESLAYITLLKLGPSKATDITKESGIPHTRVYDVLSSLHRKGFVDVMHGAPRLYKPVNPEVVLEKIKEEFIEDLENLKAAFLELYRQVHGEELPEIWTIQGFENTVERAEYVIRTAKHEVLINAPFEFLRLLKDEIKRRKDIIFVIISNFEEIPEWLNADNIILAKTGGAPWLMASWIIGDIDYALFFGALPRDKRREKFYSFWAKSPKIIQNYMHWFYTIYLDNSEIIKPLNYGKLPKPLSFVNIRTLITVLKFTELPRRAEVIGRLVETKEPVTLDGEIVEYEYTPLMANVTVKASGKEWKVGGIGSYFEDVEGEKFILLE from the coding sequence ATGAAGGAAGAGGAAATTATCGAAAAGCTCCAGAAGCTCGGCTTGACTAAATACGAGAGCTTAGCTTACATAACCCTCCTCAAGCTTGGCCCCAGCAAGGCCACGGACATAACAAAGGAGAGTGGAATCCCCCACACGAGGGTTTATGACGTTCTGAGCTCCCTTCACAGAAAGGGGTTCGTTGACGTGATGCACGGCGCCCCGAGACTCTACAAACCGGTCAATCCTGAAGTTGTCCTTGAGAAGATAAAGGAGGAGTTCATAGAGGACTTGGAGAACCTGAAGGCAGCCTTCCTTGAGCTCTACCGCCAGGTTCACGGAGAGGAACTGCCTGAGATATGGACGATTCAAGGCTTTGAGAACACTGTTGAGAGAGCGGAGTACGTCATCAGGACAGCCAAACACGAGGTTCTGATAAACGCTCCGTTTGAGTTCCTTCGCCTTTTGAAGGATGAGATAAAGCGCCGGAAAGACATAATATTCGTCATAATTAGCAACTTCGAGGAGATTCCGGAGTGGCTTAACGCCGACAACATCATCCTGGCGAAAACCGGCGGCGCCCCCTGGCTCATGGCCAGCTGGATAATCGGGGACATCGACTATGCGCTCTTCTTCGGTGCTCTGCCGAGAGACAAGAGGCGCGAGAAGTTCTACTCCTTCTGGGCCAAGAGTCCAAAGATCATCCAGAACTACATGCACTGGTTCTACACCATATACCTCGACAACAGTGAGATCATAAAGCCCCTTAACTACGGTAAGCTGCCCAAGCCACTATCGTTTGTGAACATCAGAACTCTCATAACTGTCTTGAAGTTTACAGAGCTTCCCAGGAGGGCTGAAGTCATCGGCAGGCTCGTCGAGACGAAGGAGCCCGTGACCCTTGACGGGGAAATAGTTGAGTACGAGTACACGCCGCTTATGGCCAACGTTACGGTCAAGGCTAGTGGCAAGGAATGGAAGGTTGGCGGAATCGGGAGCTACTTCGAGGACGTTGAGGGCGAGAAGTTCATCCTTCTGGAGTGA
- a CDS encoding glycogen synthase, translated as MRILILGFEYLPVKVGGLAEAVTSIAEGLSNLGHEVAVFTPSHGKDLGEPFTAFRVSAFGERVEVTVKKREQNGVVVYSLGGGVLDSSDVYGPGWNGLLKKSVLFGKASVGLLNELIGEFKPDVVHAHDWHTVFALGLLRKYFGLRSVFTVHRLNKAKVPAHYFHEAHLSELVPYPDIDPEHTAAYIADAVTTVSRSYLWEEWDFFGLFEGKVTHIFNGIDCSFWNEELIETGDLPREERRRRILEDLGLSDGKTFMFIGRFDKAQKGVDTLLYAIELLSTDPSFSEMRFIIIGKGDPELGAWARAMENRFPENVRTITKLLSREVVRELYGSVDFVVIPSYFEPFGLVQLEAMCLGAVPIASAVGGLKDTIIGLSSDPERATGMLVSPRDAFALARAMIWAKELDDETLERLRENGKKRAREDFSWEKACERYVRVYEGRVDKAVSFLR; from the coding sequence ATGCGGATTCTGATATTGGGATTTGAGTACCTGCCCGTGAAAGTTGGGGGCTTGGCCGAAGCCGTAACCAGCATAGCCGAGGGCCTCTCGAATCTGGGCCATGAAGTGGCTGTTTTTACCCCGAGCCACGGAAAAGACCTTGGCGAGCCTTTCACAGCCTTTAGGGTTTCAGCCTTTGGGGAGAGAGTGGAGGTAACTGTAAAAAAGAGAGAGCAGAATGGTGTCGTGGTTTATTCTCTTGGCGGTGGTGTTCTTGACAGCTCTGACGTTTATGGCCCGGGTTGGAACGGCCTGCTCAAAAAATCCGTTCTTTTCGGCAAGGCCAGCGTTGGGCTCTTGAACGAGCTTATCGGCGAATTCAAGCCTGACGTTGTCCACGCCCACGACTGGCACACGGTCTTCGCTCTTGGCCTCCTTAGGAAGTACTTTGGCCTGAGGAGTGTCTTCACCGTCCACAGGCTCAACAAGGCCAAGGTTCCCGCCCACTATTTCCACGAAGCCCACCTCAGTGAGCTCGTCCCCTACCCGGACATCGACCCCGAACATACCGCGGCTTACATAGCCGACGCAGTAACGACCGTCAGCAGGAGCTACCTATGGGAGGAATGGGACTTCTTCGGGCTCTTCGAGGGCAAAGTTACGCACATCTTCAACGGTATAGACTGCTCCTTCTGGAACGAGGAGCTGATAGAGACGGGAGATCTTCCTAGGGAAGAGCGCAGGAGGAGGATTCTTGAGGACCTTGGATTAAGCGACGGAAAGACCTTTATGTTCATAGGGCGTTTTGATAAGGCACAGAAGGGTGTGGACACCCTGCTGTATGCGATAGAGCTCCTCTCTACTGACCCCTCTTTCAGTGAAATGAGGTTCATCATCATCGGCAAGGGGGATCCGGAGCTGGGAGCGTGGGCAAGGGCCATGGAAAACCGTTTCCCTGAGAACGTGAGGACAATTACCAAACTTCTCAGCAGAGAGGTCGTTAGGGAGCTCTACGGTTCCGTGGACTTTGTTGTAATCCCGTCGTACTTCGAGCCTTTCGGTCTGGTTCAGCTCGAGGCAATGTGCCTTGGTGCCGTTCCAATAGCTTCCGCTGTTGGGGGATTAAAGGACACGATAATAGGCCTCAGCAGTGATCCAGAGCGTGCGACAGGGATGCTCGTTTCTCCAAGGGATGCTTTTGCCCTAGCGAGGGCGATGATATGGGCCAAGGAGCTCGACGATGAGACTCTGGAGAGACTCAGAGAGAACGGGAAAAAGCGGGCCAGGGAGGACTTCAGCTGGGAGAAAGCGTGCGAGCGATATGTGAGGGTTTACGAGGGGAGGGTTGACAAGGCGGTTTCATTCCTTCGCTGA
- a CDS encoding ribonuclease P protein component 2: MKERPKTLPPTLRDKHRYIAFQVIGERTFTKDEIKRAIWEASLSTLGTLGSARAKPWFIKFNEKSQTGIVRVDRKHVEELRFALALVTHINGSKAIFRTLGVSGTIKRLKRKFLSEFGWK; encoded by the coding sequence ATGAAGGAAAGACCCAAGACACTGCCGCCGACACTAAGGGATAAGCACCGCTATATTGCCTTTCAGGTCATCGGTGAGAGAACCTTCACAAAGGACGAGATAAAGAGGGCCATCTGGGAGGCAAGCCTCTCGACCCTTGGGACGCTCGGCTCCGCTCGGGCCAAGCCCTGGTTCATAAAGTTCAACGAGAAGAGTCAGACCGGTATAGTCCGTGTTGATAGAAAGCACGTGGAGGAGCTCCGCTTCGCCCTGGCGCTCGTCACCCACATAAACGGTTCTAAGGCAATTTTCAGGACTCTCGGCGTTTCTGGGACGATAAAGAGACTGAAGAGAAAGTTTCTGAGTGAATTCGGATGGAAATAA
- a CDS encoding alpha amylase N-terminal ig-like domain-containing protein, translating into MYKTFGFESNEYFGRIAKVEFSVPSRGSYAYLVGSFNAFNEGSFRMREENGRWRATVELPEGVWHYGFSIDGKYAPDPENPEKRAYRRFSYKFERETSVARISAGDDFYHEPALAYLYSFADRTHVLLRTVKGKAISTYLITDERIEMRKKASDELFDYFEAVLPRTEELSYGFEIETGEGTIEYGNFTAEPRELQVPRWIFNRVFYQIMPDRFERDMIKKPRGRIIETGLGHHGGDLAGIVKRLGHLEGLGVNALYLTPIFESMTYHGYDIVDYFKVAGKFGGNEAFGELARELKRRDIKLILDGVFHHTSFFHSYFQDVVKKGGESRYRDFYRILKFPVVSKDFLRVLDSNEPPERKYKGLKELHQNYENFFSVWLMPRLNHDNPQVREFIVSVMKHWLEEGADGWRLDVAHGVPPELWREVRERMPEDAYLVGEVMDDARLWLFDKFHGTMNYPLYEAILRFFVRGEISAEEFLNWLELLSTYYGPAEYSMYNFLDNHDVERFLDLVGDERRYLCALAFLMTYKGIPALFYGDEIGLRGIGASGMESSRTPMKWGKETWNTKILRVTKALIRLRRKSKALQLGEFRPLEFKGGLLLYERVYQNEGVLVGINYSDVPTAIQIPEAYRPAADGVSFLKMKPWSFVALASTI; encoded by the coding sequence GTGTATAAAACTTTCGGATTCGAGTCAAACGAATACTTTGGCCGGATCGCAAAGGTTGAATTTTCAGTCCCGTCCAGGGGAAGCTACGCCTACCTCGTCGGGAGCTTCAACGCCTTCAACGAGGGCAGCTTCCGGATGAGGGAAGAGAACGGAAGATGGCGTGCCACTGTTGAACTCCCCGAGGGGGTCTGGCACTACGGCTTCTCAATTGACGGAAAATACGCTCCAGACCCAGAGAATCCAGAGAAGAGGGCTTACAGGCGGTTCTCATACAAATTCGAGAGGGAAACCAGCGTTGCCAGAATATCCGCCGGAGACGACTTCTATCACGAACCCGCGCTCGCTTACTTGTACTCCTTTGCCGACAGAACCCATGTCCTGCTGAGGACTGTGAAGGGAAAAGCAATCTCCACTTACCTCATCACCGATGAGCGTATAGAGATGAGAAAGAAGGCAAGCGACGAGCTCTTCGACTACTTCGAGGCCGTTCTTCCAAGAACCGAGGAGCTGAGCTACGGCTTCGAGATAGAGACCGGAGAAGGAACAATCGAATACGGTAACTTCACCGCCGAACCGAGAGAGCTCCAAGTCCCAAGATGGATATTCAATCGGGTATTCTACCAGATAATGCCCGATAGGTTCGAAAGAGACATGATCAAAAAGCCAAGAGGAAGGATAATCGAAACCGGTCTGGGGCACCACGGTGGCGATTTAGCCGGAATCGTGAAGAGGCTCGGCCACCTTGAGGGGCTCGGTGTGAATGCACTCTATCTGACCCCAATCTTCGAGTCCATGACGTACCATGGCTACGACATAGTTGATTACTTCAAGGTCGCGGGGAAGTTCGGAGGTAACGAGGCCTTCGGAGAGCTCGCCCGGGAGCTGAAAAGGAGGGACATAAAACTGATTCTCGACGGCGTCTTCCACCACACGAGCTTTTTCCACTCATACTTTCAGGACGTCGTGAAGAAGGGCGGAGAGAGCAGGTACCGGGACTTCTACAGAATCCTGAAGTTCCCGGTGGTGTCGAAGGACTTCCTTCGGGTTCTCGACTCGAACGAACCGCCGGAGCGAAAGTACAAGGGGCTGAAGGAGCTCCATCAGAACTATGAGAACTTCTTCTCGGTGTGGCTCATGCCCCGTCTGAACCACGACAATCCACAGGTTAGGGAGTTCATAGTCAGTGTAATGAAACACTGGCTCGAAGAAGGTGCCGATGGCTGGCGACTGGATGTCGCCCACGGCGTCCCGCCAGAGCTGTGGCGCGAGGTCAGGGAAAGAATGCCGGAAGACGCGTATCTGGTAGGAGAAGTGATGGACGACGCAAGACTCTGGCTCTTCGACAAGTTCCACGGAACGATGAACTATCCCCTGTACGAGGCCATTCTAAGGTTCTTCGTGCGTGGAGAGATAAGTGCCGAAGAGTTCCTCAACTGGCTCGAGCTCCTGAGCACCTATTATGGGCCCGCTGAATACTCCATGTACAACTTCCTTGACAACCACGACGTTGAGCGCTTCCTCGACCTCGTCGGTGACGAGCGGAGATACCTCTGCGCTCTCGCTTTCCTGATGACATATAAGGGGATTCCAGCGCTTTTCTACGGTGACGAAATAGGACTGAGGGGAATAGGTGCTTCTGGGATGGAAAGCTCAAGGACTCCAATGAAATGGGGGAAAGAGACGTGGAACACCAAGATACTCAGAGTGACAAAAGCGCTGATACGGCTGAGAAGGAAGAGCAAAGCCTTACAGCTGGGAGAATTCAGGCCACTGGAGTTCAAAGGTGGCCTGCTCCTCTACGAGAGAGTTTACCAGAACGAAGGAGTTCTGGTGGGGATAAACTACTCAGACGTTCCCACAGCCATTCAGATTCCTGAAGCTTACCGTCCTGCAGCGGATGGAGTGTCCTTCCTCAAGATGAAACCCTGGTCCTTTGTCGCCCTCGCCTCAACCATCTGA
- a CDS encoding radical SAM protein, producing MWETPYFSYAVRELPKGCQMCVRGEKLVLFTTGACPRDCFYCPLSPWRREDVVYANERPVKRIDDIIEEAKIQEARGAGVTGGDPLARLDRTAEYIRALKEQFGEKFHVHLYTTGALTTKKALEKLYDAGLDEIRFHPDLFNPNSRLFRVEIENIKNAFDFDWDVGGEVPAVPGQGERIKWFAEFLDGLGAKFLNINELEFSETNLRNLLDKGYRPISDESSAIKGSLELGLEILRWGEENTSLSYHLCTSKLKDAVQLRNRLRRMAKNVAKPYMEITEDGTLRFGIAEYEDLDELYTLLVEEAEVPGEWLYVNREKGRIEMPEEVAVELAEAIEGDVRFFIVEEYPTWDRIEVERIPLP from the coding sequence ATGTGGGAGACCCCTTACTTTTCATACGCCGTGAGAGAACTGCCGAAGGGCTGTCAGATGTGCGTTAGGGGAGAGAAGCTCGTCCTCTTCACCACGGGTGCATGCCCGAGGGACTGCTTCTACTGCCCGCTGAGCCCTTGGAGGAGGGAGGATGTCGTTTACGCCAACGAGAGGCCGGTTAAGAGGATAGATGACATTATTGAAGAGGCCAAAATTCAGGAGGCGAGGGGAGCAGGGGTCACCGGCGGAGATCCGCTGGCAAGATTAGACAGAACAGCCGAATATATTCGAGCCCTGAAGGAGCAGTTCGGGGAAAAGTTCCATGTCCACCTCTACACGACCGGAGCACTCACAACGAAAAAGGCCCTCGAAAAGCTCTACGACGCTGGTTTAGATGAAATCCGCTTCCATCCGGATCTCTTCAACCCGAACTCAAGGCTCTTCAGGGTGGAGATTGAGAACATAAAGAACGCATTCGACTTCGACTGGGACGTTGGAGGAGAGGTTCCCGCCGTTCCGGGTCAGGGCGAGAGGATTAAGTGGTTCGCGGAGTTTTTGGACGGACTTGGAGCGAAGTTCCTCAACATCAACGAGCTGGAGTTCAGCGAGACCAACCTGAGGAACCTCCTGGATAAGGGGTACCGGCCCATCAGCGACGAGAGTTCGGCGATTAAGGGAAGCTTAGAACTTGGCCTCGAAATCCTCCGCTGGGGCGAGGAGAACACCTCACTGAGCTACCATCTCTGCACCTCCAAGCTCAAGGATGCCGTCCAGCTCAGGAACAGGCTGAGAAGAATGGCTAAAAACGTGGCTAAGCCGTATATGGAGATAACGGAGGACGGAACACTCCGCTTTGGAATAGCTGAGTACGAGGATTTAGACGAGCTCTACACCCTCCTCGTGGAGGAGGCAGAGGTTCCCGGGGAGTGGCTTTACGTAAACCGCGAGAAGGGCAGGATAGAGATGCCTGAGGAGGTCGCCGTCGAGCTGGCCGAGGCGATTGAAGGAGACGTGAGGTTCTTCATCGTCGAGGAGTACCCCACGTGGGACAGGATTGAGGTGGAGAGGATTCCGTTGCCCTGA
- a CDS encoding extracellular solute-binding protein: MKKGLFTLLLIGVLIFSVVASGCIGGGETTSPTTTQPTTTPSETTTTTSPTETTTTPEIECGSGKIVIWHAMQPNELEVFQSLAEEYMAMCPNVEIVFEQKPDLESALKAAIPTGQGPDLFIWAHDWIGKFADAGLLEPIDDYVTDDILNQFAPMAQDAMQYKGHFYAMPFAAETVAIIYNKDMVSEPPKTFDEMKAIMEQYYDPDNDKYGIAYPVNAYFISAWAQAFGGYYFNDQTEMPGLDQPETIEGFEFFFQNVWPYMAPTADYNTQQSIFLEGRAPMMVNGPWSIASVKDAGINFGIVPLPPIIKDGKEYWPRPYGGVKNIYFAKGINNKETAWYFVKWFTTNPEAIKELSLQLGYIPVLSPVLEDPEIQADPVIYGFGQAVQHAYLMPKSPKMGAVWGGVDGAINEILQDPATADIPAILQKYQQEILNNLGG; this comes from the coding sequence ATGAAGAAAGGACTGTTTACCCTACTTTTGATTGGAGTTTTGATTTTTAGCGTCGTGGCCAGCGGCTGTATAGGCGGCGGTGAAACTACCAGCCCCACCACCACTCAGCCAACAACCACCCCGAGCGAGACCACAACGACTACCAGCCCAACAGAAACAACTACCACTCCAGAGATCGAGTGCGGCAGCGGAAAAATAGTCATATGGCACGCCATGCAACCGAACGAGCTCGAGGTCTTCCAGAGCCTCGCAGAGGAGTACATGGCCATGTGCCCGAACGTTGAGATAGTCTTCGAGCAGAAGCCGGATCTTGAGAGTGCCCTCAAAGCCGCAATTCCGACCGGCCAGGGTCCGGACCTCTTCATATGGGCCCACGACTGGATTGGAAAGTTCGCCGATGCTGGCCTTCTCGAGCCGATTGACGACTACGTTACCGACGACATTCTGAACCAGTTCGCCCCGATGGCTCAGGATGCTATGCAGTACAAGGGTCACTTCTACGCCATGCCCTTCGCTGCCGAGACCGTTGCAATCATCTACAACAAGGATATGGTAAGCGAGCCGCCCAAGACCTTCGACGAGATGAAGGCGATAATGGAGCAGTACTACGACCCGGACAACGATAAGTACGGCATAGCCTACCCAGTTAACGCTTACTTCATCTCTGCCTGGGCTCAGGCCTTTGGAGGCTACTACTTCAACGACCAGACCGAGATGCCCGGTCTCGACCAGCCTGAGACCATAGAGGGCTTCGAGTTCTTCTTCCAGAACGTCTGGCCATACATGGCCCCAACCGCTGACTACAACACCCAGCAGAGCATCTTCCTCGAGGGCCGTGCTCCGATGATGGTCAACGGTCCGTGGAGCATTGCCAGCGTCAAGGACGCTGGAATCAACTTCGGCATCGTCCCGCTCCCGCCGATAATCAAGGACGGTAAGGAGTACTGGCCGAGACCCTATGGTGGAGTCAAGAACATCTACTTCGCCAAGGGCATAAATAACAAAGAGACCGCCTGGTACTTCGTCAAGTGGTTCACCACCAATCCAGAGGCCATAAAGGAGCTCTCCCTCCAGCTCGGATACATCCCGGTCCTTTCACCGGTTCTTGAGGACCCAGAAATCCAAGCTGACCCCGTTATCTACGGCTTCGGTCAGGCAGTCCAGCACGCATACCTCATGCCAAAGAGCCCGAAGATGGGCGCCGTTTGGGGCGGTGTTGACGGAGCCATCAACGAGATACTCCAGGACCCGGCCACCGCTGACATACCCGCCATACTCCAGAAGTACCAGCAGGAGATCCTGAACAACCTCGGGGGCTGA
- a CDS encoding carbohydrate ABC transporter permease → MKKITTIALFLILPGMAAFLLFNLWPIIYSIYLAFTNAQLGNFPIQAPDAEPFKFVGLENFRWILSDEKFRSAFMWTWIFVATSVTLKVLVGTFLSLLYNSKYVKGKMVYRSLLIIPWALPLLFSVTVWRFMFDPVFGPINQILKSIGVSTLPNWTNDPFWGLVALNIIEVWLAYPFMITVITAALQSVPDTLVEAAIIDGANYWQRLRHVVLPIVGKPIAFATILTSAASFQYFMVPYIYNAGLFEDKFILLYGFRKAFGASPHYGRAAAVMIIATLVLAVYMYVNVRITKLQEGAKG, encoded by the coding sequence ATGAAGAAGATCACCACAATTGCTCTGTTCCTCATTCTTCCAGGGATGGCGGCGTTTCTGCTCTTCAACCTGTGGCCGATAATCTACTCGATTTACCTTGCCTTCACCAACGCCCAGCTCGGCAACTTTCCAATCCAGGCGCCGGATGCAGAGCCCTTCAAGTTCGTTGGTTTAGAGAACTTCAGGTGGATACTGAGCGACGAAAAGTTCAGAAGCGCCTTTATGTGGACCTGGATATTCGTCGCAACGAGCGTTACCCTCAAGGTTCTTGTAGGAACTTTCCTCAGCCTGCTCTACAACAGCAAATACGTCAAGGGCAAGATGGTCTACAGGTCGCTCCTGATAATCCCATGGGCCCTACCGCTCCTCTTCTCGGTCACCGTTTGGAGGTTTATGTTTGATCCGGTTTTTGGTCCGATTAATCAGATTCTCAAATCGATCGGCGTGAGTACCCTTCCCAACTGGACGAACGATCCTTTCTGGGGCCTTGTAGCTCTCAACATAATCGAGGTCTGGCTGGCCTATCCGTTTATGATAACCGTCATCACGGCGGCGCTTCAGTCCGTTCCGGACACGCTCGTGGAAGCGGCAATAATAGACGGTGCCAACTACTGGCAGAGACTCAGGCACGTCGTTCTCCCGATAGTCGGCAAGCCAATAGCCTTCGCCACAATACTCACCAGTGCAGCCAGCTTCCAGTACTTCATGGTGCCATACATTTACAACGCTGGCCTATTCGAGGACAAGTTCATACTGCTCTACGGCTTCAGGAAGGCCTTTGGGGCGAGTCCCCACTACGGAAGGGCAGCGGCGGTGATGATAATAGCGACCCTCGTGCTGGCGGTTTACATGTACGTCAACGTTAGGATAACCAAGCTCCAGGAGGGTGCCAAGGGATGA